The Rhea pennata isolate bPtePen1 chromosome Z, bPtePen1.pri, whole genome shotgun sequence genome includes a region encoding these proteins:
- the THBS4 gene encoding thrombospondin-4: MGWERGAALLLPLLLPLALRPLALRPGAPRVFDLLSYSNKRMVTNFLQEALSDPTLNDVYLLSTFNLQSKSTATIFGLYSAADNSKYFEFTVMGRVNKVALRYLKSDGRLNSVIFSNVQLADGKPHAVLLRLSGLQQGSSTIEFYLDCLQVGVLRDLPKAFSTLSQRSALVELRTLQKKSQDILDELKLVTGGSLAQVGNLQDCFLQQIEPVPQYTGDFNRQLMGQMVQMNQILGDVKDLLRQQVKETTFLRNTIAECQACGLGAVNFPTPPPRRPKPKCEANSCFRGVRCTETTEGFQCGPCPEGLTGNGVTCSDIDECRYNPCFPGVRCVNTAPGFRCETCPPGYTGQTVQGIGLSYAKNNKQICLDIDECQSGGDGLCVPNSHCVNTLGSYQCGQCKSGYTGDQTRGCQAVRSCRSRALNPCSVHARCIEERRGEVTCICGIGWAGDGYVCGKDVDIDGYPNEELSCSAENCRKDNCRFVPNSGQEDADGDGIGDACDEDADGDGIPNEQDNCVLAPNVNQRNSDQDIFGDACDNCRSVLNNDQRDTDGDGKGDACDDDMDGDGIKNLLDNCQRIPNADQEDKDNDGVGDACDSCPTVSNPNQSDVDNDLVGDSCDTNQDSDGDGHQDSTDNCPTIINSSQLDTDKDGLGDECDDDDDNDGIPDLLPPGPDNCRLVPNPGQEDDNGDGVGDVCESDFDQDTVIDRIDVCPENAEITLTDFRAYQTVVLDPEGDAQIDPNWMVLNQGMEIVQTMNSDPGLAVGYTAFNGVDFEGTFHVNTVTDDDYAGFIFGYQDSSSFYVVMWKQTEQTYWQATPFRAVAEPGIQLKAVKSKTGPGEHLRNSLWHTGDTNDQVRLLWKDPRNVGWKDKVSYRWFLQHRPQIGYIRARFYEGSDLVADSGVTIDTTMRGGRLGVFCFSQENIIWSNLKYRCNDTIPEDFQEFQAQQFGVGDI; the protein is encoded by the exons tgtttgatcTTCTTTCTTATTCCAACAAGAGAATGGTAACAAACTTTCTGCAAGAAGCACTCAGCGATCCTACACTGAATGATGTATACTTGCTCTCAACATTCAACCTGCAGTCAAAGAGCACAGCCACCATATTTGGCCTGTATTCGGCTGCTGACAACAGCAAGTATTTTGAATTTACGGTAATGGGACGGGTGAATAAAG TGGCACTTCGCTATCTCAAGAGTGATGGGAGGCTGAACTCCGTCATCTTTAGCAACGTTCAGCTGGCTGATGGGAAACCGCACGCTGTCCTCCTGAGGCTGAGTGGCCTGCAGCAGGGATCAAGCACAATCGAGTTTTATCTGGACTGCCTGCAAGTAGGTGTCCTTCGGGACCTACCAAAAGCATTTTCAACTCTGTCTCAGAGGTCGGCGTTGGTAGAGCTGCGCACTTTGCAGAAGAAGTCACAG GATATACTAGATGAGCTGAAGCTGGTAACAGGAGGCTCACTTGCCCAAGTGGGGAATCTGCAGGATTGTTTCCTTCAACAAATTGAACCTGTTCCTCAGTACACTG GTGATTTTAATAGGCAGCTGATGGGTCAGATGGTGCAGATGAATCAAATACTGGGAGATGTGAAAGACCTTCTCAGACAACAG GTCAAGGAAACAACTTTTCTGAGAAATACCATAGCTGAGTGCCAAGCATGTG GTTTGGGAGCTGTGAATTTTCCAACTCCTCCTCCTAGGCGCCCTAAACCCAAATGTGAAGCCAATTCCTGCTTCAGAGGGGTCAGGTGCACAGAGACAACCGAGGGTTTCCAGTGCGGCCCCTGCCCTGAAGGGCTCACAGGGAATGGAGTTACGTGCTCAGATATTGATGAG TGCCGTTACAATCCTTGCTTCCCTGGAGTGCGTTGTGTGAACACTGCTCCAGGTTTCCGATGCGAGACCTGTCCCCCAGGATATACAGGACAAACAGTCCAAGGGATAGGACTCAGCTACGCCAAGAACAATAAGCAG ATCTGCTTAGACATCGATGAATGTCAAAGTGGTGGAGATGGACTCTGTGTTCCAAATTCCCATTGTGTAAACACTTTG GGCTCTTACCAGTGTGGGCAATGCAAATCAGGATATACAGGAGACCAAACCAGGGGATGCCAGGCTGTGAGGAGCTGCAGAAGTCGAGCCCTCAATCCGTGCAGTGTCCATGCCCGGTGTATTGAGGAGAGGCGAGGCGAGGTCACGTGTATT TGTGGCATCGGCTGGGCTGGTGATGGTTATGTTTGTGGAAAAGATGTCGACATTGATGGCTACCCTAACGAAGAACTCTCATGCTCTgctgaaaactgcagaaag GACAATTGCAGATTTGTCCCAAACTCTGGACAAGAAGATGCTGATGGTGATGGGATTGGAGATGCCTGTGATGAAGATGCAGATGGAGATGGCATTCCCAACGAGCAG GATAACTGTGTCTTAGCTCCCAATGTTAACCAGAGAAATAGTGACCAAGATATCTTTGGAGATGCTTGTGACAATTGTCGCAGTGTGCTGAATAATGACCAGCGGGACACTGATGGTGATGGGAAAGGAGATGCTTGTGACGATGACATGGATGGAGATG GTATTAAGAACCTTTTGGATAATTGTCAGAGGATCCCCAACGCAGACCAGGAGGACAAGGATAATGATGGTGTTGGTGATGCCTGTGACAGCTGCCCTACTGTCAGCAACCCAAACCAG tcGGATGTTGACAACGACCTGGTTGGAGATTCCTGTGATACCAATCAGGACAG CGATGGCGATGGGCACCAGGACAGCACAGACAACTGCCCCACCATCATTAACAGCTCCCAGCTGGACACGGATAAGGACGGGTTGGGTGATGAatgtgatgatgatgatgacaaCGATGGCATTCCTGACCTCTTGCCCCCAGGCCCTGACAACTGCAGGCTGGTCCCCAACCCAGGGCAGGAAGATGATAATG GTGATGGAGTTGGGGATGTCTGCGAGTCTGATTTTGACCAGGATACAGTAATCGATCGGATTGATGTATGCCCTGAGAACGCAGAGATCACCTTGACAGATTTTAGGGCCTATCAGACAGTGGTGCTGGACCCAGAGGGCGATGCGCAGATTGATCCCAACTGGATGGTTCTGAACCAG GGCATGGAAATTGTGCAGACTATGAACAGTGATCCTGGCCTTGCTGTTG GTTACACCGCTTTTAATGGTGTTGACTTTGAAGGCACTTTTCACGTGAACACGGTGACAGATGATGACTATGCTGGCTTTATTTTTGGTTATCAAGACAGCTCTAGCTTTTACGTGGTAATGTGGAAACAGACTGAACAGACGTACTGGCAAGCCACTCCCTTCAGAGCTGTTGCCGAGCCCGGCATCCAGCTAAAG GCTGTGAAATCAAAGACAGGCCCTGGAGAGCACCTCCGCAATTCCCTCTGGCACACAGGGGACACCAATGATCAAGTCAGGCTGTTGTGGAAAGACCCCAGAAATGTAGGATGGAAAGACAAAGTCTCCTACCGCTGGTTTTTGCAGCACAGACCCCAAATAGGATATATCAG gGCAAGATTTTATGAAGGCTCTGACCTAGTGGCAGACTCTGGTGTAACTATAGACACCACTATGCGTGGAGGACGGCTTggagttttctgcttttctcaggaAAACATCATTTGGTCCAATCTGAAATATCGCTGCAATG